Proteins co-encoded in one Parcubacteria group bacterium genomic window:
- a CDS encoding GspH/FimT family pseudopilin has translation MQKFKNKFKALTLIELLAVIAIMGVLASISAGFIRAYQPNIKLYTETRQLHEALEEARSRTIAEQQAYGVRFFREQGRYELVSLEGAGTVIGAYTLPNEVWFASIAAFENDTAQFNKAGAARESGDVALQNSNSDQRTVSINPSGYIETK, from the coding sequence ATGCAAAAATTCAAAAATAAGTTTAAGGCGCTCACGCTGATTGAACTTTTGGCGGTGATTGCAATCATGGGTGTGCTCGCTTCAATAAGCGCGGGCTTTATCCGCGCGTACCAGCCCAACATTAAGCTGTACACGGAAACACGGCAGCTGCACGAGGCCCTGGAGGAAGCGCGTTCGCGCACCATCGCGGAACAGCAGGCGTACGGGGTCAGATTTTTCCGGGAACAGGGCCGGTACGAGCTCGTAAGCCTGGAGGGAGCCGGCACGGTGATTGGCGCCTACACCCTGCCCAATGAAGTATGGTTCGCAAGCATTGCGGCGTTTGAAAATGATACGGCCCAATTCAACAAAGCAGGGGCTGCGCGCGAATCCGGGGACGTGGCGCTCCAAAATTCAAACAGCGACCAGCGCACCGTATCCATCAACCCTTCGGGGTACATAGAAACCAAATAA
- a CDS encoding prepilin-type N-terminal cleavage/methylation domain-containing protein, with protein MKRARDNRGITLVEVLISMAVLSIGILGLLQAFPLATRTERSLEMEAIANHLAQEKMESFQALAYEDIAIGTLESGVAADADITSPFYIFTRTTTVAYVDQNLATSQTDLDLKRISITISWPRPSGAGTSTTSLVTLRSK; from the coding sequence ATGAAACGCGCGCGCGACAACAGAGGCATAACATTAGTTGAAGTGCTCATCAGCATGGCCGTGCTCTCAATCGGCATCCTGGGCTTGCTCCAGGCGTTTCCGCTCGCAACCAGAACCGAGCGCTCTTTGGAAATGGAGGCCATAGCAAACCACTTGGCGCAGGAAAAGATGGAATCGTTCCAGGCGCTTGCGTATGAGGACATTGCGATTGGTACGCTTGAGAGCGGCGTGGCTGCGGACGCGGACATCACGAGCCCATTCTACATCTTTACCCGCACCACCACCGTGGCCTATGTGGACCAAAACCTCGCAACCAGCCAAACCGACCTGGATCTCAAGCGCATCAGCATCACCATTTCCTGGCCCCGGCCTTCGGGAGCCGGCACCAGCACCACTTCGCTCGTAACGTTACGGAGCAAATAA
- a CDS encoding prepilin-type N-terminal cleavage/methylation domain-containing protein — translation MKSQGGFTLFETLIAMTIGVTLLGLLFSIYSLSTKSLSLGQARAELTQTSRSVIERITRDVRETQSLASPLPPDADDPGNPPVSELQMEDGHAGTLQYIRYYLDGANVGRQTVQYYFMEEPEILVPYNAEDELGNPPVVNIIEDNVVGQYVNSMLFYGQNPIYVELELEKNAVTHATRTTLYGRNL, via the coding sequence ATGAAATCACAGGGCGGATTTACGCTGTTTGAAACCCTCATCGCCATGACCATTGGCGTGACGCTCTTGGGCTTGCTGTTTTCCATCTACAGCCTCTCAACCAAGTCCCTCTCTCTCGGCCAGGCCCGGGCAGAGTTGACCCAGACTTCCCGCAGCGTGATAGAGCGCATCACCCGCGACGTCCGCGAAACGCAGAGCCTCGCATCTCCCCTTCCGCCGGACGCCGATGACCCGGGGAATCCTCCTGTATCCGAACTGCAGATGGAAGACGGGCACGCAGGGACTCTGCAATATATCCGCTATTACCTGGACGGCGCAAATGTGGGCCGCCAAACCGTGCAGTACTACTTTATGGAAGAGCCGGAGATTTTGGTGCCGTACAACGCGGAAGACGAGCTCGGCAATCCGCCGGTGGTGAATATTATTGAAGACAATGTGGTGGGCCAGTATGTGAACAGCATGCTATTCTACGGCCAGAACCCGATATACGTTGAGCTTGAGCTTGAAAAAAACGCAGTCACGCACGCCACGCGCACCACGCTCTATGGAAGAAACCTCTAA